One genomic segment of Brassica napus cultivar Da-Ae chromosome A3, Da-Ae, whole genome shotgun sequence includes these proteins:
- the LOC106437563 gene encoding polypyrimidine tract-binding protein homolog 2 isoform X1, with product MSSVSSQQQFRYTQTPSKVLHLRNLPWECTEEELIELGKPFGTVVNTKCNVGANKNQAFIEFEDLNQAIQMISFYASSSEPAQVRGKTVYLQYSNRQEIVNNKTAADVVGNVLLVTVEGEDARMVSIDVLHLVFSAFGFVHKITTFEKTAGYQALVQFSDAETATSARTSLDGRSIPSYLLPEEVSQCSLKITYSAHTDLTVKFQSHRSRDYTNPYLPVAPSAIDSTGQVIVGVDGRKMEPESNVLLASIENMQYAVTLDVLHTVFVAFGAVQKIAMFDKNGGVQALIQYPDVQTAVVAKGALEGHCIYEGGFCKLHITYSRHTDLSIKVNNDRSRDYTMPDAAVAMAPQPSHNPYPGNSQQYHAAGASHYQQQHQQPQGGWGQSGGQGHDPYMAAPSMHQGPGGHMPPHHYGGGPSGPMH from the exons ATGTCTTCCGTATCAAGCCAGCAACAGTTCCGCTACACGCAGACTCCTTCGAAGGTTCTTCACCTGAGGAACTTGCCGTGGGAATGCACTGAGGAGGAGCTGATCGAGCTCGGGAAGCCCTTTGGCACCGTTGTGAATACGAAGTGCAACGTTGGAGCTAATAAGAACCAAGCTTTCATTGAGTTT GAGGATTTGAACCAAGCGATACAGATGATTTCGTTCTACGCGTCTTCGTCGGAGCCTGCTCAGGTTCGAGGTAAAACTGTCTACCTACAGTACTCCAACAGGCAGGAGATTGTGAACAACAAAACGGCGGCGGATGTTGTGGGGAATGTGCTTCTTGTGACAGTTGAAGGGGAGGATGCTCGTATGGTCAGCATTGATGTCTTGCATCTG GTATTCTCAGCCTTTGGGTTTGTCCACAAGATTACTACTTTCGAGAAGACAGCTGGATATCAG GCACTTGTTCAATTTTCTGACGCAGAAACTGCAACCTCTGCAAGAACTTCCCTCGATGGCAGAAGCATCCCTAG TTATCTACTCCCTGAGGAAGTCAGCCAATGCTCTCTTAAAATCACATATTCAGCTCATACAGATTTGACTGTCAAATTCCAGAGCCATCGGAGCAg GGACTATACTAATCCTTACCTTCCTGTGGCTCCATCAGCCATTGATAGTACTGGTCAG GTGATTGTGGGTGTAGACGGGAGGAAGATGGAGCCTGAAAGTAATGTTCTTCTTGCATCCATCGAGAACATGCAGTATGCAGTAACCTTGGATGTTTTACACACG GTTTTTGTAGCATTTGGAGCTGTTCAAAAGATTGCAATGTTTGACAAGAATGGTGGGGTACAGGCATTGATTCAATACCCAG aTGTGCAAACGGCTGTGGTGGCGAAGGGAGCATTGGAAGGACACTGTATTTATGAGGGTGGGTTTTGTAAGCTACACATCACTTACTCACGCCACACCGACCTGAGCATAAAG GTGAACAATGATAGAAGCAGAGACTACACAATGCCTGACGCGGCTGTTGCGATGGCTCCACAGCCCAGCCATAATCCATACCCGGGTAATTCACAGCAATACCATGCAGCAGGTGCGAGCCATTACCAGCAGCAGCATCAGCAGCCACAAGGGGGATGGGGTCAATCAGGAGGACAAGGCCACGATCCCTACATGGCAGCACCGTCGATGCATCAAGGTCCCGGTGGTCATATGCCGCCACACCACTATGGTGGTGGTCCTTCTGGTCCAATGCATTAG
- the LOC106437563 gene encoding polypyrimidine tract-binding protein homolog 2 isoform X2, with amino-acid sequence MLVWSALMSCIWAMSRQYLQWQLNALGERAHVFSAFGFVHKITTFEKTAGYQALVQFSDAETATSARTSLDGRSIPSYLLPEEVSQCSLKITYSAHTDLTVKFQSHRSRDYTNPYLPVAPSAIDSTGQVIVGVDGRKMEPESNVLLASIENMQYAVTLDVLHTVFVAFGAVQKIAMFDKNGGVQALIQYPDVQTAVVAKGALEGHCIYEGGFCKLHITYSRHTDLSIKVNNDRSRDYTMPDAAVAMAPQPSHNPYPGNSQQYHAAGASHYQQQHQQPQGGWGQSGGQGHDPYMAAPSMHQGPGGHMPPHHYGGGPSGPMH; translated from the exons ATGCTCGTATGGTCAGCATTGATGTCTTGCATCTG GGCCATGTCAAGGCAATATCTTCAGTGGCAGCTTAATGCATTAGGAGAAAGAGCACAT GTATTCTCAGCCTTTGGGTTTGTCCACAAGATTACTACTTTCGAGAAGACAGCTGGATATCAG GCACTTGTTCAATTTTCTGACGCAGAAACTGCAACCTCTGCAAGAACTTCCCTCGATGGCAGAAGCATCCCTAG TTATCTACTCCCTGAGGAAGTCAGCCAATGCTCTCTTAAAATCACATATTCAGCTCATACAGATTTGACTGTCAAATTCCAGAGCCATCGGAGCAg GGACTATACTAATCCTTACCTTCCTGTGGCTCCATCAGCCATTGATAGTACTGGTCAG GTGATTGTGGGTGTAGACGGGAGGAAGATGGAGCCTGAAAGTAATGTTCTTCTTGCATCCATCGAGAACATGCAGTATGCAGTAACCTTGGATGTTTTACACACG GTTTTTGTAGCATTTGGAGCTGTTCAAAAGATTGCAATGTTTGACAAGAATGGTGGGGTACAGGCATTGATTCAATACCCAG aTGTGCAAACGGCTGTGGTGGCGAAGGGAGCATTGGAAGGACACTGTATTTATGAGGGTGGGTTTTGTAAGCTACACATCACTTACTCACGCCACACCGACCTGAGCATAAAG GTGAACAATGATAGAAGCAGAGACTACACAATGCCTGACGCGGCTGTTGCGATGGCTCCACAGCCCAGCCATAATCCATACCCGGGTAATTCACAGCAATACCATGCAGCAGGTGCGAGCCATTACCAGCAGCAGCATCAGCAGCCACAAGGGGGATGGGGTCAATCAGGAGGACAAGGCCACGATCCCTACATGGCAGCACCGTCGATGCATCAAGGTCCCGGTGGTCATATGCCGCCACACCACTATGGTGGTGGTCCTTCTGGTCCAATGCATTAG
- the LOC106437562 gene encoding abscisic acid receptor PYL8: MEANGTEMNQEREYIRRHHKHALLENQCSSTLVKHIQAPVHIVWSLVRRFDQPQKYKPFISRCVVKGNMEIGTVREVDVKSGLPATRSTERLELLDENEHILSMRIVGGDHRLKNYSSVISLHPETIEGGRIGTLVIESFVVDVPEGNTNEETCYFVEALIKCNLKSLADISQRLAVQDTTAST; encoded by the exons ATGGAAGCCAACGGGACGGAGATGAATCAGGagagagagtatataaggaggcaTCATAAGCATGCGCTTCTGGAGAATCAGTGCAGCTCTACGCTGGTTAAACACATCCAAGCTCCTGTTCATATC GTATGGTCACTTGTGAGAAGATTCGATCAGCCACAGAAGTACAAGCCATTTATCAGTAGATGTGTGGTGAAAGGGAACATGGAGATTGGTACTGTAAGAGAAGTTGATGTGAAGTCAGGTTTACCAGCTACTAGAAGCACTGAGAGACTGGAGTTGCTTGATGAGAACGAGCATATTCTCAGCATGAGGATCGTTGGTGGAGATCACAGACTCAAG AACTATTCATCTGTTATCTCTCTTCACCCTGAGACCATTGAAGGAGGAAGAATAGGGACGCTTGTGATCGAGTCCTTTGTGGTGGATGTACCAGAAGGGAACACAAACGAAGAGACTTGTTACTTTGTGGAGGCTTTGATCAAATGCAATCTTAAATCTTTAGCTGATATCTCCCAACGCCTTGCGGTTCAAGACACAACAGCTTCCACATGA
- the LOC106443380 gene encoding putative cysteine-rich repeat secretory protein 17 gives MYSSSVIKRLILIHVLAIQPLLINSDLSLNTTNAYLNHKCLVNQGKYKPGSKYEDRLKRTLKMFYSGSYKGYDGIGDSTFSAIIQCRGDSYGPKCHDCFATALSALSRRCPWYKGRIIWYDQCLLAISSFNSIGKIDYDNNFCMSNAKKVEGNVISFMIAWNTLIDDLTKSATSGDNYTLYSVGEKRYKGDMLYGMVQCTKGLSPKACQECVSFISLHFQDCLNDRRGGRAVGCSCSFRLEFYPFIAEPVRNI, from the exons ATGTACTCATCTTCTGTAATAAAACGCCTCATTTTGATCCACGTCTTAGCCATACAACCACTTCTGATAAACAGCGACTTGTCCTTAAACACGACCAATGCCTATCTCAACCACAAATGCTTGGTTAATCAAGGAAAATACAAGCCGGGAAGTAAGTACGAGGACCGTTTAAAAAGAACCCTCAAAATGTTCTATTCAGGCAGTTACAAAGGTTATGACGGGATCGGCGATTCTACTTTTTCCGCTATCATCCAGTGCCGTGGCGACTCCTACGGGCCCAAGTGCCACGACTGCTTTGCAACCGCACTCTCTGCG CTTAGTAGGCGATGTCCTTGGTACAAGGGGAGGATAATATGGTATGATCAATGTCTTCTCGCGATTTCATCCTTCAATTCTATTGGGAAGATCGATTACGACAATAACTTTTGTATGTCCAACGCGAAGAAGGTGGAAGGAAATGTAATCTCGTTTATGATTGCTTGGAATACTCTAATTGACGATCTGACGAAGTCTGCCACCAGTGGAGATAATTACACACTGTACTCTGTGGGAGAAAAGCGGTACAAGGGTGATATGCTGTATGGAATGGTACAGTGTACGAAAGGCTTATCGCCAAAAGCTTGTCAGGAGTGTGTGTCGTTTATTAGCTTGCATTTTCAAGATTGCTTGAATGATAGACGAGGAGGGAGAGCTGTTGGTTGTAGCTGTAGTTTTAGGTTGGAGTTTTACCCGTTTATTGCCGAGCCCGTCCGGAATATTTAA
- the LOC106437561 gene encoding probable protein phosphatase 2C 76, producing the protein MVCSSLIVQAGRTRIGVFAQGRHQLNNFNKTLSVGFGFRTTAAKMMMVDSSAGEKRVEMFDIPKEKVDDGGYIGGGWKNDDGSLSCGYCSFRGKRSTMEDFYDVKAFKMEGQTVCMFGIFDGHGGSRAAEYLKKHLFSNLMTHPQFLTDTKLALSETYKQTDVAFLESEKDTYRDDGSTASAAVLVGNHLYVANVGDSRTIVSKAGKAIALSDDHKPNRSDERKRIESAGGVIMWAGTWRVGGVLAMSRAFGNRMLKQFVIAEPEIQDLEIDHEAEFLVLASDGLWDVVPNEDAVSLTQSEEEPVTAARKLTDTAFARGSADNITCIVVKFRHDKTESQPNPEAEAEPEPEPERNPEDEIQTESSNPSDEMETESIPKAEAEPVPEAIPEPKQETEPETKGEKAGE; encoded by the exons ATGGTATGCAGCAGTCTCATTGTTCAGGCTGGTCGTACTCGTATCGGGGTGTTTGCTCAAGGAAGACATCAGCTTAACAATTTTAACAAGACGTTGAGTGTTGGTTTCGGGTTTAGAACCACTGCAGCAAAGATGATGATGGTTGATTCTTCTGCCGGAGAGAAACGAGTTGAGATGTTTGATATCCCCAAGGAGAAAGTTGATGACGGCGGGTACATTGGTGGTGGCTGGAAAAA TGATGATGGAAGCTTGAGCTGTGGGTACTGTAGTTTCAGAGGGAAAAGGTCTACCATGGAAGACTTCTATGATGTCAAAGCGTTTAAGATGGAAGGCCAAACAGTTTGCATGTTTGGTATATTTGATG GTCATGGTGGTTCACGTGCTGCTGAGTACCTGAAAAAACACCTCTTTAGCAATCTTATGACGCATCCACAATTTTTGACAGACACCAAGCTGGCTCTAA GTGAGACATACAAACAAACTGATGTAGCATTCCTCGAGTCTGAAAAGGATACTTACAGAGATGATGGATCCACAGCATCTGCTGCTGTCTTGGTGGGGAACCATTTGTATGTTGCAAATGTTGGAGACTCACGAACAATTGTTTCTAAAGCTGGGAAAG CAATCGCACTATCTGATGACCATAAGCCAAATAGAAGTGACGAAAGAAAGCGAATTGAAAGCGCTGGTGGTGTTATCATGTGGGCAG GAACATGGAGGGTAGGTGGAGTACTGGCAATGTCCAGGGCCTTTGGAAACAGAATGCTGAAGCAATTCGTTATTGCTGAACCCGAGATTCAA GATCTAGAGATTGATCACGAGGCCGAGTTTCTTGTTCTCGCAAGCGACGGTTTATGGGATGTGGTACCAAATGAG GATGCGGTATCCCTTACTCAGAGTGAGGAGGAGCCTGTGACAGCTGCCCGCAAGTTAACCGACACTGCCTTCGCTCGTGGCAGCGCAGACAACATCACTTGCATTGTTGTTAAATTCCGTCATGATAAGACCGAATCCCAACCAAACCCCGAGGCTGAAGCAGAACctgaacctgaacctgaaagGAACCCTGAAGATGAAATCCAAACCGAATCATCAAACCCCAGCGATGAAATGGAAACCGAATCAATCCCCAAAGCTGAAGCGGAACCGGTTCCTGAGGCTATACCGGAACCAAAACAGGAAACCGAACCAGAGACCAAGGGTGAGAAAGCTGGTGAGTAA
- the LOC106441704 gene encoding dehydrogenase/reductase SDR family member FEY-like: MKRMMSNEIVSSNKTKKDGLGWMVWLRGWVNVLQEILLQRIMASHLHNPFPLPPLNNLTCIVTGSTSGIGSETARQLAEAGAHVVMAVRNIKAAHELIQQWQTKYYCSGKRLPLNIQAMELDLLSLNSVIRFSNAWNARLSPLHVLINNAGMFSMGGAQKFSEDGYEQHLQVNHLAPALLSLLLLPSLIRASQSRITSVNSVIHYVGFVDPNDLNFLSGKRKFSSLEGYSSSKLAQVMFNNVLSKRLPLETGISVLCLSPGVVQTNITRDLPRFIQDIYSALPYISYSPQEGCRSSVFSATDSQIQIYCEKLKTDKKSVCAFISQSCQPTNSSEETHNVETSSKVWEKAIELIGLPLNSLERLIEGEEVPCRYGNPYQ, from the exons atgaagaggatGATGAGTAATGAAATTGTGTCATCAAATAAGACAAAGAAGGATGGTTTAGGGTGGATGGTGTGGTTGAGAGGATGGGTTAATGTTTTGCAAGAGATTCTTTTGCAGAGAATCATGGCTTCTCACTTACACAATCCATTTCCTCTTCCTCCTTTAAACAACTTAACCTGCATTGTTACTGGCTCCACTAGTGGCATTGGCTCTGAGACCGCTAG GCAGCTTGCAGAGGCGGGTGCTCATGTTGTTATGGCGGTAAGGAACATAAAAGCGGCTCATGAGCTGATTCAACAATGGCAGACCAAGTACTATTGTAGTGGGAAAAGACTCCCACTTAATATTCAG GCTATGGAACTTGATCTCCTCTCTTTAAATTCCGTCATACGATTTAGCAATGCGTGGAACGCACGGTTATCCCCTTTGCATGTTCTGATTAACAATGCCGGCATGTTTTCTATGGGAG GTGCACAAAAATTCTCAGAAGATGGATATGAACAGCACTTGCAAGTGAATCATTTGGCTCCAGCTCTGCTTTCACTGCTGCTTTTGCCTTCACTTATCCGAGCTTCTCAAAGTCGAATCACTAGTGTCAATTCTGTT ATACACTATGTTGGCTTTGTCGATCCGAATGATCTGAATTTTCTTTCCGGTAAACGGAAGTTCTCTAGCTTGGAAGGATATTCTAGCAGCAAACTCGCTCAG GTTATGTTTAACAATGTTCTATCCAAAAGACTGCCTTTGGAAACCGGCATTAGCGTCCTTTGTTTATCTCCTGGCGTTGTCCAAACAAACATT ACTAGGGATCTTCCAAGATTTATTCAAGATATTTACTCTGCCTTGCCTTATATCAGCTATTCACCGCAAGAAGGTTGTAGAAGTTCAGTTTTCTCAGCCACAGATTCTCAGATTCAAATATACTGTGAAAAGTTAAAAACCGATAAAAAATCCGTTTGCGCATTCATATCACAAAGTTGTCAACCAACAAATTCTTCAGAAGAAACTCACAATGTAGAAACTTCGAGCAAAGTTTGGGAAAAGGCAATAGAGTTAATTGGTCTTCCTCTTAATTCATTGGAAAGGCTTATAGAAGGAGAAGAGGTCCCATGTCGTTATGGGAATCCTTATCAATAA
- the LOC106441703 gene encoding F-box/kelch-repeat protein At5g03020-like has translation MTEEMKPSESPRTLSSFWSLPNDVALNILARISRIHHPSLSLVSKRCKSILSSRELDVTRTLMDKTEKHIYLYLKFRRHTKPCWFALTPGPDQKLKQLPSFPYEHHPDSPTVVSSGSEIYLIGGLVNHRRSRRVFFLDCRYQKWRKLPEMRVPRGSYAAAGFIDGKLYVLGGRESSGEVYDPKSGTWEPYMMNIQKDVMLGNFGYFVTNTCFIAEEKILCRVVNHLGSSFLTWCDLGDKMGWRQVKGLEGLFPVPPDFLSVASPDGGRRLTVWWVSYQKEDDRVLVSEIEIWCAEISFQIRSREEVYGVVEWSKVLHAMNRSETGGVISLLSSAIVNL, from the coding sequence ATGACGGAAGAGATGAAACCATCGGAGTCTCCTCGGACATTGTCGTCGTTTTGGTCGTTACCAAACGACGTCGCTCTCAATATCTTAGCCCGAATCTCGAGAATCCATCATCCATCTCTGTCTCTCGTCTCCAAGCGTTGCAAATCAATCCTCTCTTCGCGTGAGCTAGACGTAACACGAACCCTAATGGACAAAACAGAGAAGCACATCTACCTCTATTTAAAATTTCGTCGGCATACTAAACCTTGCTGGTTCGCACTCACCCCAGGTCCCGACCAGAAACTGAAACAACTCCCTTCGTTTCCTTACGAACATCATCCAGATTCCCCGACCGTGGTGTCAAGTGGTTCAGAGATTTACCTCATCGGCGGATTAGTAAATCATAGAAGAAGCAGAAGAGTGTTTTTCCTCGATTGTCGTTATCAAAAATGGCGTAAACTCCCTGAAATGCGAGTGCCTCGAGGAAGTTACGCAGCCGCCGGTTTCATTGACGGGAAACTTTACGTGTTGGGAGGTCGTGAGAGCTCGGGAGAGGTTTATGATCCGAAGAGTGGAACTTGGGAGCCATATATGATGAATATCCAAAAGGATGTCATGCTTGGAAACTTTGGATACTTTGTAACCAACACTTGCTTCATAGCTGAAGAGAAGATATTGTGTAGAGTAGTTAATCACCTAGGGAGTAGTTTTTTGACTTGGTGTGATCTTGGGGACAAGATGGGGTGGAGACAAGTTAAGGGACTTGAAGGACTGTTTCCGGTGCCACCGGATTTTTTATCTGTGGCGAGTCCGGACGGAGGAAGAAGACTGACAGTTTGGTGGGTTTCTTACCAAAAGGAAGATGATCGTGTTCTTGTTAGTGAGATTGAGATTTGGTGTGCTGAGATTTCGTTTCAGATACGAAGCAGAGAAGAGGTTTATGGGGTCGTGGAATGGTCCAAGGTTTTACATGCTATGAACCGCAGTGAAACTGGTGGAGTCATTTCACTTTTGTCTTCTGCTATTGTGAATCTGTGA